One Chitinophaga varians DNA window includes the following coding sequences:
- a CDS encoding CHRD domain-containing protein, whose protein sequence is MKSMITTLTFIATLSILACTKGGSLERISGDQYTITSTASAQQLVPAIDTTFAGTFKGFYDEQLNILTFTLTWKDLWRTDKDTIISVNFYGPAGAAENGALVRSLPFVSANSEATVNLGLAGLNGFGMKEKKDFLAGACYFTINTKKYPNGIIRGQLAAIKQ, encoded by the coding sequence ATGAAAAGCATGATAACCACGCTTACCTTTATTGCCACACTTTCCATCCTTGCCTGCACAAAAGGCGGATCACTGGAAAGAATAAGTGGTGATCAATATACGATTACCTCCACTGCAAGCGCCCAGCAACTGGTACCGGCAATTGACACCACTTTCGCCGGGACATTTAAAGGCTTTTATGACGAGCAGTTAAACATCCTCACCTTCACCCTGACATGGAAAGACTTGTGGAGAACGGACAAAGACACCATCATTTCAGTAAACTTCTACGGCCCTGCCGGTGCGGCGGAAAACGGCGCCTTAGTGCGTTCCCTCCCCTTTGTCAGCGCAAACAGCGAAGCAACTGTCAATCTCGGATTGGCAGGCTTAAACGGCTTCGGAATGAAAGAGAAAAAAGACTTCCTGGCAGGGGCCTGCTATTTTACCATCAACACCAAAAAGTATCCCAATGGCATCATCAGGGGCCAGTTGGCAGCGATAAAACAATAA